Genomic window (Staphylococcus debuckii):
GTTTGAGTTGAATACTGCATTGGCAGGGTACATCGGAGCTTCCCCGATACCAAATAAGAAACGTACTAAATATAATAAACCATGATGTTTAACAACCCCTGTTAAAATCGTAAATGAACTCCACCAAATCAATGCAATCGACAACATCTTCTTTGGACCGAATTTTTCAGCCATAATCCCTGAAGGCACTTGCATTAATGCATAACCTGCTGAGAAGAATGTAGCTAATAATCCAAATTGCGCCTTTGTCATATGTAAATCTTCCATCATTGGTCCAGCAATTAAGGAGATGTTCGATCTATCCATATAAGCGATAACTCCGATAATAAAGAAGGCAATCGCAAAATACCATCGAACGTTACTCTTTCTTTCAGTCATATATATCCCAACTTTCCTGAATAAAGATACATTAGGTCATCATATGACCTAAGTTATTTTAGTAAATATTACCACGATTTGAAATCGTTTACAATAACTTTTTTACAAAAGTATGAACTTATAGTTGTACAATATATTATTTTCTTTAAAATTGACATGCCTTATGCTATCTGCATTAAGGTAAAAACTAAGTCGACTTGATTAGTCGGTTTTTATTAATTTGTAAATCTTTTTGGTAAAAAAGGTAAATTTCTCAATCTTAATATTTTACAAAAAAGAAACTTCTCTATTGTTTTCTTAAATGAATAAATATTAATTTGTGAGTGAATGAAAAAGTGAGATTACCGTATTTCCTACTCCATCTCAAGATGTATTTTCACTATTTCAGCCTCAAATTATGTGTAACTTTCCGCATTCTTTAGTACAATGATTATCGATGTATGTATTCTTGAATCATCATAAAATTACATAAATTAACTATATATAAAACTTCAAAAGGAGTCACATTATTAAAAATGGAACAAATTCTAACGGATTTTATTAGCCGCTGGGGATATTTGGCAATTTTCATCCTCATTCTCTCAGAAAATATTTTACCTTTTGTCCCTTCAGAGGTTGTGTTGACTTTCGCTGGCGTCTTATCAGCTAAATCTCACATTTCTATTTGGATGCTATTAATCGTTGCTACCGTTGCTTCATTTATCGGTCTGCTAGTCTTGTATTATATCTGTCGCTTAGTCAACGAAGAGAAACTTTATCGTTTCGTAGACAAATACGGTAAATGGATGAAATTAAAAGGTAAAGATGTTAAACGTGCCAATGATTGGTTCAGAAAATATGGAGCTGCTGCAGTATTTTTATGTCGCTTTGTTCCCGTGTTACGTGTCTTAATTACTATTCCAGCAGGCGTCAGTCGTATGAATGTTGTGACTTTCGCGACGCTTTCATTATTAGGGACGACTATTTGGAACTTTGGTTTGATTTATTTAGGTAAAGCACTGAGTGACAACTGGCATCAAATTCTCAATGCAATGCACACTTATTCCACAATTATGTTGGTTATCCTAGCCATTTTATTTATTATCTTTGTTATCCGTTTCATTTCAAAACGTCGCAAAAATTCAAATGCAAACTAATTAAAAAACGTATGGACATGCTTGAATTACAAACTGCATGTTCATACGTTTTGCTTTTTAAGAAAGATTTCTGTATTCAATAGGAGTCTTGCCTTTTAAATTTATTTTACTCTTATACGTATGAAATAACGCTTTTTACGTATTT
Coding sequences:
- a CDS encoding DedA family protein translates to MEQILTDFISRWGYLAIFILILSENILPFVPSEVVLTFAGVLSAKSHISIWMLLIVATVASFIGLLVLYYICRLVNEEKLYRFVDKYGKWMKLKGKDVKRANDWFRKYGAAAVFLCRFVPVLRVLITIPAGVSRMNVVTFATLSLLGTTIWNFGLIYLGKALSDNWHQILNAMHTYSTIMLVILAILFIIFVIRFISKRRKNSNAN